Proteins encoded in a region of the Bacteroidales bacterium WCE2004 genome:
- a CDS encoding HlyD family secretion protein, producing MKRFTKYIIFALIGLFILGTFVYLYKNSRPEKVRYTELETAVMDIHRTTVITGKITPRNEVNVKPQINGIIAELYKEAGQMVREGEVIAKLRVIPDMNSLSAAQSRVRLAEINLKQAKTNYEREKALYDKKLISDDEYDKVFQAYNQAKEERSAAQESLEVIRDGVSSSNKTGSSTLVRSTITGLILDIPVKVGNSVIQANTMNDGTTVAVVANMSDLIFDGNVDETEVGSLVEGMPISIKIGALPDYSCEASLEYISPKAVEVNGANQFEIKAAVKVSGDKMIRSGYSANAELVLESASQVLSVPESALEFIKDSTYVYRQNADGTYERVKVTTGMSDGINIEIKDGLNQGDKVRGPRILKDETK from the coding sequence ATGAAACGCTTTACCAAGTACATCATTTTCGCCCTCATCGGGCTGTTCATCCTCGGTACCTTCGTGTACCTCTACAAGAACTCCCGCCCGGAGAAGGTCCGCTACACGGAACTGGAGACCGCGGTGATGGACATCCACCGGACCACCGTCATCACCGGCAAGATCACGCCGCGCAACGAGGTCAACGTCAAGCCGCAGATCAACGGCATCATCGCCGAACTCTACAAGGAGGCCGGTCAGATGGTCAGAGAGGGCGAGGTGATCGCCAAGCTCCGCGTCATCCCCGACATGAATTCCCTGAGCGCCGCCCAGTCCCGCGTGCGCCTGGCCGAGATCAACCTCAAGCAGGCCAAGACCAACTATGAGCGCGAGAAGGCCCTCTACGACAAGAAGCTCATCAGTGATGACGAGTACGACAAGGTATTCCAGGCCTACAACCAGGCCAAGGAAGAGCGCTCGGCCGCCCAGGAGTCCCTGGAGGTCATCCGCGACGGCGTGTCCTCGTCCAACAAGACGGGCAGCTCGACCCTGGTCCGCTCCACCATCACGGGCCTCATCCTCGACATTCCCGTCAAGGTGGGCAACTCCGTGATCCAGGCCAACACGATGAATGACGGCACGACCGTCGCCGTCGTGGCCAACATGTCCGACCTGATCTTCGACGGCAACGTCGACGAGACGGAAGTCGGCTCGCTGGTGGAAGGCATGCCGATCAGCATCAAGATCGGCGCCCTGCCCGACTACAGCTGCGAGGCCTCGCTGGAATACATTTCGCCGAAGGCGGTCGAAGTGAACGGCGCCAACCAGTTCGAGATCAAGGCGGCCGTCAAGGTGAGCGGCGACAAGATGATCCGCTCCGGCTACAGCGCCAATGCGGAACTCGTGCTGGAGTCTGCGAGCCAGGTCCTTTCCGTCCCGGAAAGCGCCCTTGAGTTCATCAAGGACAGCACTTATGTCTACCGGCAGAACGCCGACGGCACCTACGAGCGCGTCAAGGTCACGACCGGCATGAGCGACGGCATTAACATCGAGATCAAGGACGGTCTGAATCAGGGCGACAAAGTCCGCGGACCGCGCATCCTCAAAGATGAAACGAAATAA
- a CDS encoding putative ABC transport system permease protein: MRLDRDNIREILDSLTRNKSRSLLTGFGVFWGVFMLLVMVGGGRGYKQVVSSIFSGFATNTSMLFSSTTSKPYGGFREGRYWRLDFTDIDRLKLWMPELETVTPMVFAPTSRAVYGENSSDASVQGVYPDYVKIEEPRLKYGRFLNDADLLQSRRVCVIGKQVYKDLFPDGGDPCGEFIKVGPSYYQIVGVDVSSSQVAVGEAPAYRISIPLPVAQSLYNRGNGVDVICVTGLSGVKMSDLETQMRQIIAPRHKVDPTDKQALEIFNTEQIFNIIDSLFIGVAFLVWLVGLGTIFGGVIGVSNIMMVTVKERTTEIGIRRAIGATPRNILSQIISESIALTLVAGSFGIVLAVYTLRGLEFVVAHSDEFPPADFQIDFWVAIGAALALTVLGVVAGLAPAGRAMSIKPVDAMRDE; encoded by the coding sequence CCTGGATTCCTTGACCCGAAATAAGAGCAGAAGCCTGCTCACCGGCTTCGGTGTATTCTGGGGCGTGTTCATGCTCCTGGTCATGGTGGGCGGCGGCCGGGGCTACAAACAGGTGGTCAGCAGCATATTCAGCGGCTTCGCCACGAATACCAGCATGCTGTTCAGTTCCACGACCTCCAAGCCCTATGGCGGCTTCCGGGAGGGACGCTACTGGCGACTGGACTTTACCGACATCGACCGGCTCAAGCTGTGGATGCCGGAACTGGAGACCGTGACGCCCATGGTCTTCGCCCCCACTTCGCGGGCGGTTTATGGCGAGAATTCCTCCGACGCCTCCGTCCAGGGCGTGTACCCGGACTACGTCAAGATCGAAGAGCCGCGCCTCAAATACGGGCGCTTCCTCAACGACGCGGATCTGCTGCAGTCGCGGCGGGTGTGCGTGATCGGAAAGCAGGTCTACAAAGACCTCTTCCCGGATGGCGGCGATCCCTGCGGCGAGTTCATCAAAGTCGGGCCGTCCTACTACCAGATCGTTGGCGTGGACGTCAGCAGCTCCCAGGTCGCCGTCGGTGAGGCACCGGCCTACCGCATCTCCATTCCGCTGCCGGTCGCGCAGAGTCTCTACAACCGGGGCAACGGCGTGGACGTGATCTGCGTGACGGGCCTGTCTGGCGTCAAGATGTCTGACCTGGAGACGCAGATGCGCCAGATCATCGCGCCCCGGCACAAGGTCGACCCGACCGACAAGCAGGCGCTCGAGATCTTCAATACCGAACAGATTTTCAACATTATCGACAGCTTGTTCATAGGCGTTGCCTTCCTGGTCTGGCTGGTCGGTCTGGGCACCATCTTCGGTGGCGTGATCGGCGTGAGCAACATCATGATGGTCACGGTCAAGGAGCGCACGACCGAGATCGGCATCCGCCGCGCCATCGGCGCCACGCCGCGCAACATCCTTTCGCAGATCATTTCGGAGAGTATCGCGCTGACCCTGGTGGCAGGATCGTTCGGAATCGTGCTGGCCGTGTACACGCTCCGGGGTCTTGAATTCGTCGTCGCGCATTCGGACGAATTCCCGCCGGCCGACTTCCAGATCGACTTCTGGGTCGCCATCGGCGCCGCCCTGGCGCTGACCGTGCTCGGCGTCGTGGCCGGCCTGGCCCCGGCGGGACGCGCGATGTCCATCAAGCCCGTGGACGCCATGAGAGATGAATAA